In the Quercus lobata isolate SW786 chromosome 5, ValleyOak3.0 Primary Assembly, whole genome shotgun sequence genome, one interval contains:
- the LOC115990261 gene encoding uncharacterized protein LOC115990261, translating into MTKENGKGWKDELPIALWAHRIAKSQVTFSLVYGTEAIIPIDLVRPAVKLAEIAGIPREDTLEIMEKMCDNGASHNRLYQANVKAKHEGQVKERKFQVGEFFFGKLPRMYEELLELLNKGFLQNGKDHT; encoded by the coding sequence ATGACTAAGGAGAATGGAAAGGGGTGGAAGGACGAGCTTCCTATAGCTCTGTGGGCTCATAGAATAGCCAAATCACAAGTTACATTTTCTCTAGTCTATGGCACAGAAGCTATTATCCCAATAGATTTAGTAAGGCCAGCGGTGAAACTGGCAGAGATTGCAGGGATACCCAGAGAAGACACTTTGGAAATTATGGAGAAAATGTGTGACAATGGTGCCTCTCATAACCGCCTTTACCAGGCTAATGTGAAGGCTAAGCATGAAGGCCAAGTTAAAGAAAGGAAGTTTCAAGTGGGAGAATTTTTTTTCGGAAAGCTGCCCCGCATGTATGAGGAGTTGCTAGAGCTGTTAAACAAAGGTTTTctccaaaatgggaaggaccatacATAG